Proteins encoded in a region of the Nocardia asteroides genome:
- a CDS encoding helix-turn-helix domain-containing protein — translation MESFAFQSDSLSDTEEFLNLNYTKMRIGNDTGRPVRTTITRTLLGPVDLDDFELRFDMSYNAQPLGKICLCHVETGAIEENYFDSGTDFFRPGEVGLLTPPDLPYSGVIHHARYSITMFDPALLTRVAAATPGHDAEPVRLTGHRPVSPAAARHLSSVLEHMRGIAADHTTREQPLITSNAAQYLAASVLHALPSTAHTDPTASDRNDARPDTVRRALAYLESHVCDDIAVADIAAAAYVTPRALQLAFRRHLDTTPMTYLRRLRLRGAHEQLRDGSPDDGHTVTSIAGAWGFAHPGRFATAYREAYGRSPHTTLQS, via the coding sequence ATGGAGTCATTCGCCTTCCAGAGCGACAGCTTGAGTGATACCGAGGAATTCCTCAACCTCAACTACACCAAGATGCGGATCGGCAACGATACCGGGAGACCGGTTCGGACGACCATCACCCGGACGTTGCTGGGTCCGGTCGACCTGGACGATTTCGAGCTGCGCTTCGACATGAGCTACAACGCGCAGCCGTTGGGCAAGATTTGCCTGTGCCACGTGGAGACCGGCGCGATCGAAGAGAACTATTTCGACAGCGGTACCGATTTCTTCCGCCCCGGAGAGGTCGGGCTGCTGACTCCCCCGGACCTGCCGTATTCCGGCGTGATCCACCACGCCCGCTACAGCATCACGATGTTCGACCCCGCCCTGCTGACCCGGGTCGCCGCCGCCACCCCCGGCCACGACGCGGAACCGGTGCGGCTGACGGGTCACCGGCCGGTCTCACCGGCCGCCGCTCGGCACCTGTCCTCCGTGCTGGAGCACATGCGCGGCATCGCGGCCGACCATACGACGCGCGAACAACCGCTGATCACCTCGAACGCCGCGCAGTACCTGGCCGCCAGCGTGCTGCACGCCCTCCCCAGTACCGCCCACACCGATCCGACGGCGAGCGATCGCAACGACGCCCGTCCCGATACGGTGCGGCGGGCACTGGCGTACCTCGAATCACATGTGTGCGACGACATCGCCGTCGCCGATATCGCCGCGGCCGCCTACGTCACCCCTCGTGCGCTGCAACTGGCGTTCCGGCGCCACCTCGACACGACGCCGATGACGTATCTGCGGCGGCTTCGCCTGCGCGGTGCGCACGAACAACTGCGCGACGGCTCGCCCGACGACGGTCACACGGTCACCTCGATCGCCGGAGCGTGGGGCTTCGCTCATCCCGGACGATTCGCGACCGCCTACCGCGAGGCGTACGGCCGATCCCCGCATACGACTCTCCAATCCTGA
- a CDS encoding YihY/virulence factor BrkB family protein, with the protein MKAAHGAADHRTPRRSRRFRGAHGGYRAASGRCEVAQDLQKKFAPHRRLRGPADLPGRSWWGVVKRSVVEFQEDNLSDWAAALTYYSVLSLFPGLIVLTAGLGMLGRDDTLTLVDAIREIGPGSGTDLLIDAINDIHEAQAPAGPLALLGLASALWTASAYIGAFMRATNAIYDIAEGRPIWKTVPVRVALTATVVALLGVCTVGVVVSGSLADQVGRWLGLGQATITVWGIAKWPIMMALISLVFALLYWAAPNVRQPGFRWLTPGSALAVLLWAGASWGFAFYVSHFGSYNRVYGSLGGVVVFLVWLWISNIAVLLGAELDAELARARNIAHGHPEDAEPYLPPRDDPDE; encoded by the coding sequence ATGAAGGCCGCCCACGGGGCCGCGGATCATCGAACCCCTCGGAGGTCACGGCGGTTTCGAGGCGCGCACGGCGGGTATCGCGCCGCCAGCGGGAGGTGCGAGGTGGCGCAAGACCTACAGAAGAAGTTCGCGCCGCACCGTCGGCTGCGCGGGCCCGCGGATCTGCCCGGGCGGTCGTGGTGGGGTGTGGTCAAGCGGTCGGTCGTCGAGTTCCAAGAGGACAATCTCAGCGACTGGGCCGCGGCTCTCACGTATTACAGTGTGCTGTCGCTGTTTCCGGGTTTGATCGTGTTGACCGCCGGGCTGGGCATGCTCGGACGGGACGACACCCTGACGTTGGTCGACGCCATTCGCGAGATCGGGCCGGGCAGCGGAACGGATCTGCTCATCGACGCGATCAACGATATTCACGAGGCGCAAGCCCCGGCCGGCCCCCTGGCGTTGCTCGGGTTGGCGTCCGCGCTGTGGACCGCGTCCGCTTACATCGGCGCGTTCATGCGCGCGACCAACGCGATCTACGACATCGCGGAAGGACGGCCGATCTGGAAGACGGTGCCGGTGCGGGTGGCCCTGACCGCCACGGTGGTCGCACTGCTAGGCGTTTGCACGGTCGGTGTCGTGGTCAGCGGGTCGCTGGCCGACCAGGTCGGTCGGTGGCTCGGGCTGGGGCAGGCCACGATCACGGTCTGGGGCATCGCCAAGTGGCCGATCATGATGGCACTGATCAGCCTGGTGTTCGCTCTGCTGTACTGGGCGGCGCCGAACGTGCGACAGCCGGGGTTCCGGTGGCTGACGCCGGGAAGCGCGCTGGCTGTCCTGCTCTGGGCGGGGGCGTCCTGGGGATTCGCGTTCTACGTCAGCCACTTCGGCTCCTACAACCGGGTATACGGCTCGCTGGGCGGCGTCGTCGTCTTTCTCGTGTGGTTGTGGATCTCGAATATCGCGGTCTTGCTCGGGGCGGAACTGGATGCCGAACTGGCACGGGCGCGCAACATCGCCCACGGTCATCCCGAAGACGCCGAGCCTTATCTACCGCCGCGCGACGATCCCGACGAATGA
- a CDS encoding FBP domain-containing protein, with protein sequence MEPVTERDIRSSFVNCSKGDAKRLPVPRDLDERPWADLDFLGWSDPSFPGRGYLVVPQDDRLVGVALRFATAGTGRAQMCTICLTTHTGGGVSLMTAHKAGESGRKGNSVGAYMCTDLACSLYARNKKRPVLGSRYREDLTTVEKAERVRDNMNTFLAKLYS encoded by the coding sequence ATGGAACCCGTCACCGAACGCGACATCAGATCGTCGTTCGTCAACTGTTCGAAAGGAGACGCCAAGCGGTTGCCCGTCCCGAGGGACCTGGACGAGCGACCCTGGGCGGACCTGGACTTCCTCGGCTGGAGCGATCCGTCCTTCCCCGGACGCGGCTACCTGGTCGTCCCGCAGGACGATCGCCTGGTCGGCGTCGCACTGCGGTTTGCCACCGCCGGCACCGGACGGGCGCAGATGTGCACGATCTGCCTTACCACCCACACCGGCGGAGGGGTCTCGCTGATGACCGCGCACAAAGCCGGGGAATCCGGCCGCAAGGGTAACTCGGTCGGCGCCTATATGTGCACCGATCTCGCCTGCTCGCTGTACGCGCGGAACAAGAAGCGGCCCGTGCTCGGGAGCCGTTACCGGGAAGATCTCACGACCGTCGAGAAGGCCGAGCGGGTGCGCGACAACATGAACACGTTCCTCGCCAAGCTCTACTCCTGA
- a CDS encoding YbaB/EbfC family nucleoid-associated protein, with product MPVDRWERDGLRSANSGMRNQVEHILDALAEQRTHLSEVREKLSAVRCTAESADKLVEVTVDAGGVLVDVRFSPTAVKSTPEQLGRSVTEAGRQAAQLARDQHAAIIAPLVAETEAIPDLPDLVPGAPSLREVWEPTRHDSPG from the coding sequence GTGCCGGTGGATCGGTGGGAACGCGACGGGCTGCGCTCGGCCAACAGTGGAATGCGCAATCAGGTGGAGCACATCCTGGATGCGCTCGCCGAGCAGCGTACCCACTTGTCGGAGGTGCGCGAGAAGCTGTCGGCGGTGCGGTGCACGGCCGAGTCGGCGGACAAGCTGGTGGAAGTGACCGTGGACGCCGGGGGCGTCCTCGTAGACGTGCGGTTCAGCCCCACCGCTGTGAAAAGCACACCGGAACAGCTGGGCCGTTCGGTCACCGAAGCGGGCAGGCAGGCGGCGCAGCTGGCTCGTGACCAGCACGCGGCGATCATCGCCCCGCTCGTCGCCGAAACCGAAGCGATACCCGACCTGCCCGATCTCGTCCCGGGCGCCCCCAGCCTGCGGGAGGTGTGGGAACCCACGCGCCACGACTCGCCGGGCTAG
- a CDS encoding DUF4440 domain-containing protein — MGVDLVDVVERLHADLATWLGSQAPIEVFERFAAAQHERFSMVTTGGQVLGRSALTAGLRGAGNSVPGLRIEISDVEELLWSGDIAVVRFLETQRAAENVTHRRVTAVLTIGDPGEVRWLTVHETEAVPA; from the coding sequence ATGGGTGTCGATCTGGTCGACGTGGTCGAGCGCTTGCACGCCGACCTCGCGACGTGGCTCGGGTCGCAGGCGCCGATCGAGGTCTTCGAGCGGTTCGCGGCGGCGCAGCACGAGCGCTTCAGCATGGTGACGACCGGTGGCCAGGTGCTGGGGCGCAGCGCGTTGACAGCGGGGCTGCGCGGTGCGGGAAACTCCGTGCCCGGCTTGCGCATCGAGATATCCGACGTCGAAGAACTCCTGTGGTCCGGCGACATCGCGGTCGTGCGTTTCCTGGAGACGCAGCGGGCCGCGGAGAACGTCACCCACCGTCGGGTGACAGCCGTGCTGACGATCGGCGATCCCGGTGAGGTCCGCTGGCTGACGGTGCACGAAACCGAGGCCGTGCCGGCCTGA
- a CDS encoding VOC family protein → MSVQFDHTIVGCRDHRISAEFWADILGLEVGAPWGPFIPVSLPGGVTFDFANVPAQITDIQPQHYAFLISETEFDTAYAKIRRYEVDHWADPQQRRPGEINHNDGGRGVYFLDPSGHFLELITVPYGGG, encoded by the coding sequence CTGTCCGTACAGTTCGATCACACCATTGTCGGCTGCCGGGACCATCGCATATCCGCCGAATTCTGGGCGGACATCCTGGGACTGGAAGTCGGCGCCCCCTGGGGGCCGTTCATTCCGGTCTCCTTGCCCGGCGGCGTCACCTTCGACTTCGCGAACGTGCCCGCCCAGATCACCGACATCCAACCCCAGCACTACGCCTTCTTGATCTCCGAGACCGAATTCGACACGGCCTACGCCAAGATCCGGCGGTACGAGGTGGATCATTGGGCCGACCCGCAGCAGCGGCGGCCCGGCGAGATCAATCACAACGACGGCGGTCGCGGGGTGTACTTCCTGGATCCCAGCGGTCACTTCCTGGAGTTGATCACCGTCCCGTACGGCGGCGGCTGA
- a CDS encoding alcohol dehydrogenase catalytic domain-containing protein, with protein MKIRGAVLERIAAPAPFAGSTPITVCDLELREPGPGELLVRIEAAGLCHSDLSVVDGNRVRPVPMLLGHEAAGRVAAVGPGDGDIAVGQRVVMTFLPRCGECAGCATDGRTPCVPGSIANNAGELLNGGRRLVRDGVEVHHHLGVSAFATYAVVDRRSVVAVDDDVPPEVAAVLGCAVLTGGGALLNSARPGTGDRIMVVGLGGVGMAAVLVAVSLAAEGHEVIAVDTVPDKLALARELGAHAAYTPAEVAELGVQAEVVVEAAGNIRAFETAVAATAPGGTTVTVGLPAPDARAAISPLALVAQGRSIVGSYLGSAVPSRDIPEYVRMWRAGRLPVERLVSAHVGLGDINRAMDELAAGHALRQVIVFD; from the coding sequence ATGAAGATTCGTGGAGCGGTCTTGGAGCGGATCGCGGCGCCGGCGCCGTTCGCCGGATCGACGCCGATCACCGTGTGCGATCTGGAGCTGCGCGAGCCGGGGCCGGGCGAACTGCTGGTCCGGATCGAGGCGGCGGGGCTGTGCCATTCGGACCTGTCCGTGGTGGACGGCAACCGAGTGCGGCCGGTGCCCATGCTCCTCGGACACGAGGCCGCGGGGCGGGTGGCCGCGGTCGGCCCGGGTGACGGCGACATCGCGGTCGGGCAGCGCGTGGTCATGACCTTCTTGCCGCGATGTGGCGAATGCGCGGGTTGCGCGACCGACGGCCGCACGCCCTGCGTGCCCGGCAGTATCGCCAACAACGCGGGCGAACTGCTCAACGGTGGGCGGCGACTGGTTCGCGACGGGGTCGAGGTGCACCACCACCTGGGTGTGTCCGCGTTCGCCACCTACGCGGTGGTGGATCGCAGATCGGTGGTCGCGGTGGACGACGACGTGCCGCCCGAGGTCGCGGCTGTCCTCGGCTGCGCTGTGCTGACCGGCGGTGGGGCCCTGCTCAATTCGGCGCGGCCGGGAACCGGGGATCGGATCATGGTCGTCGGTCTCGGCGGCGTCGGTATGGCGGCGGTGCTGGTCGCGGTCTCGCTCGCCGCGGAGGGACACGAGGTGATCGCGGTCGACACCGTGCCGGACAAACTCGCCCTGGCACGGGAATTGGGCGCGCATGCGGCGTACACGCCGGCCGAGGTCGCCGAGCTGGGTGTGCAGGCCGAGGTGGTGGTCGAGGCCGCGGGCAACATCCGCGCCTTCGAGACGGCCGTCGCGGCGACCGCGCCCGGTGGTACGACGGTCACCGTCGGACTGCCCGCCCCCGATGCCCGCGCCGCGATCTCCCCGCTGGCCTTGGTCGCCCAAGGGCGGTCCATCGTCGGCAGCTACCTCGGTTCCGCCGTGCCGTCCCGCGACATCCCCGAGTACGTCCGGATGTGGCGCGCGGGACGTCTGCCGGTGGAGCGGCTCGTCTCGGCGCACGTCGGCCTCGGGGACATCAACCGCGCCATGGACGAACTCGCCGCGGGCCACGCATTGCGCCAGGTCATCGTCTTCGACTGA
- a CDS encoding MarR family winged helix-turn-helix transcriptional regulator: protein MDEHDTITIAVAAAMVRIRRRQTRGALSGGAIPVAVFRVLDAVADGAADTVGGLAPALGVDQPRASRLVAQAVSSGLLERVADQRDGRRSVLRLTATGCRATAEARADRCSAMAAAMAEWTPAERVEFARLLERFVDGMDRIAD, encoded by the coding sequence ATGGACGAGCACGACACGATCACCATCGCCGTGGCAGCGGCGATGGTGCGGATCCGCCGCAGGCAGACCCGTGGCGCGCTGAGCGGCGGCGCGATTCCCGTCGCGGTGTTCCGCGTACTCGACGCCGTCGCCGACGGCGCGGCCGACACGGTGGGCGGCCTCGCTCCCGCGCTCGGTGTCGACCAGCCGCGGGCGAGTCGCCTGGTGGCGCAGGCGGTTTCCTCCGGCCTGCTGGAGCGGGTCGCCGATCAGCGCGACGGGCGGCGTTCGGTCCTGCGCCTGACCGCCACCGGGTGCCGGGCCACGGCCGAGGCCAGAGCGGACAGGTGCAGCGCCATGGCCGCGGCCATGGCGGAGTGGACACCCGCCGAGCGGGTCGAATTCGCCCGGCTGCTGGAACGATTCGTCGACGGAATGGATCGGATCGCCGACTGA
- the dapB gene encoding 4-hydroxy-tetrahydrodipicolinate reductase — MTIRVGVLGARGKVGQAICAAVTAAEDLELVAAVDKDDSLDTFTAANTQVVVDFTHPDVVMGNLRFLVEHGIHAVVGTTGFDDARLAQVRDWLAGHREVGVLIAPNFAIGAVLSMRFAEQAARFFESVEVIELHHPNKADAPSGTAYRTAGLIAAARDKAGLDRSPDATTTELEGARGADVDGVRVHSVRLAGLVAHQEVLFGTQGETLTIRHDSIDRSSFAPGVLLGVREIANRPGLTVGLDPFLDL, encoded by the coding sequence GTGACCATTCGGGTCGGAGTGCTCGGAGCGCGTGGCAAAGTCGGACAGGCGATCTGCGCGGCGGTGACGGCGGCGGAGGACCTGGAGCTGGTCGCCGCCGTCGACAAAGATGATTCGCTCGACACGTTCACCGCGGCGAATACGCAGGTCGTCGTCGATTTCACCCACCCGGACGTGGTGATGGGGAATCTGAGGTTCCTGGTGGAGCACGGCATCCACGCGGTGGTCGGCACCACCGGCTTCGACGACGCCCGCTTGGCGCAGGTGCGCGACTGGCTGGCCGGTCATCGGGAGGTCGGCGTGCTGATCGCACCGAACTTCGCCATCGGCGCGGTGCTGTCCATGCGTTTCGCCGAGCAGGCCGCCCGGTTCTTCGAGTCGGTGGAAGTCATCGAACTGCACCATCCCAACAAGGCCGACGCGCCGTCCGGCACGGCCTATCGCACCGCGGGCCTGATCGCCGCCGCACGCGACAAAGCGGGTCTGGACCGCAGTCCCGACGCCACGACCACCGAGCTGGAGGGTGCGCGCGGCGCCGACGTGGACGGAGTGCGGGTGCACTCGGTGCGCCTGGCCGGTCTGGTCGCTCACCAGGAGGTGCTGTTCGGCACCCAGGGCGAAACCCTCACCATCCGGCACGACTCGATCGACCGCTCGTCGTTCGCCCCCGGTGTGCTGCTCGGCGTGCGGGAGATCGCGAACCGCCCCGGTCTCACCGTCGGGCTCGACCCGTTCCTGGACCTGTGA
- a CDS encoding flavodoxin family protein codes for MARLLIIHHTPSPHMQAMFEAVVSGATDPEIEGVEVVRRAALAVTAPDVLAADGYLLGSPANLGYMSGALKHAFDTIYYPCLDSTRGRPYGLYLHGNEGTEGAERGVAGITTGLGWEQAAATVVVSGPPAKEDLQRCWELGATLAAGLMA; via the coding sequence GTGGCCCGGTTGCTGATCATCCATCACACGCCGTCTCCGCATATGCAGGCGATGTTCGAGGCCGTTGTCTCCGGCGCCACCGACCCCGAGATCGAAGGTGTCGAGGTCGTGCGCCGCGCGGCACTGGCCGTCACCGCTCCCGACGTACTGGCCGCCGACGGATACCTGCTGGGCAGCCCGGCGAACCTGGGTTACATGAGCGGCGCGCTCAAACACGCCTTCGATACGATCTACTATCCGTGTCTCGATTCCACGCGCGGCCGCCCGTACGGTTTGTACCTGCACGGCAACGAAGGCACCGAGGGCGCCGAGCGCGGGGTCGCCGGCATCACCACCGGACTGGGGTGGGAGCAGGCCGCCGCCACGGTCGTGGTCTCCGGTCCGCCCGCCAAAGAGGACCTCCAGCGGTGCTGGGAGTTGGGCGCCACGCTCGCCGCCGGGCTCATGGCCTGA
- a CDS encoding response regulator transcription factor: MTWVEGSENAPRRIGLVEDHESVAIGLAAMLAPQTDLDLVLTAGTVPELLAAVDGEPKLDLVVLDLRLADGSSPEDNVRALRDRGMEVLVFTGADNAFLVRSAARAGVLGVVRKSEDVPTVVAAVRRAASGEQVVTTDWAAAIDGDPQLSEVGLSPRQEEVLMLYASGEKASRVARLTGLSEQTVNDYLGRIRQKYADAGRPAPTKTDLYKRAVEDGWLPVPERHPRG; encoded by the coding sequence GTGACCTGGGTCGAAGGGAGCGAGAACGCACCGCGGCGGATCGGATTGGTCGAAGACCACGAGTCGGTCGCGATCGGTCTCGCCGCGATGCTTGCGCCGCAGACCGATCTCGATCTGGTGCTGACCGCGGGCACCGTGCCGGAACTGCTCGCCGCCGTCGACGGCGAGCCGAAGCTGGATCTGGTGGTGCTGGATCTGCGGCTGGCCGACGGGTCCTCGCCCGAGGACAACGTGCGCGCCCTGCGTGACCGCGGCATGGAGGTGCTGGTCTTCACCGGCGCGGACAACGCCTTTCTCGTGCGCTCCGCCGCGCGCGCCGGGGTGCTGGGCGTGGTCCGCAAATCCGAGGACGTGCCGACCGTCGTCGCCGCCGTGCGCCGCGCGGCCAGCGGCGAACAGGTGGTCACCACCGACTGGGCGGCCGCCATCGACGGCGACCCGCAACTGTCCGAGGTGGGCTTGAGCCCGCGCCAGGAAGAAGTGCTCATGTTGTACGCGTCCGGCGAGAAGGCCTCCCGGGTCGCGCGGTTGACGGGTCTGTCCGAGCAGACGGTCAACGACTACCTCGGCCGGATCCGGCAGAAGTACGCCGATGCCGGTCGTCCGGCGCCGACCAAGACCGACCTGTACAAGCGGGCGGTCGAGGACGGATGGCTGCCGGTTCCCGAGCGGCACCCACGCGGATGA
- a CDS encoding ATP-binding protein, protein MIASSMLGTPSHSRSLRLYRLHARRLSHGVAALSRGKASEGAADRILHRLGLAIGIAGVIAAIVELPEIADQSRFVPVRWTVVEVVLAFGLFPVLAVVSVSLSARMIQRVAGAAAVSFLGATAVVPFVYVVPEALGSASLWLYRVLALGVLAAVLAWRPPLAVAYLVVGSAFSALANLVVLEDTTALALLGYFARAAGLSALFLWCVIYARAAAARVDRESAIESSRAAAVAGAAARERERARFAALIHDAVLSTLLDASRAGTESPVLRRQAERTLEQLDECRVGNSELDRLDAQSAIGFLRAAVHEVNPDTRFTARRWAGFDDLRLPVDAASTIAAALAEAVRNSLRHATVPGRAVRRTVTVTISAGGIRVVFRDDGAGFDLSEVPVDRLGISVSILGRMRQLPGGAGFVESEPGEGTTVTLVWGGNG, encoded by the coding sequence ATGATCGCGTCCAGCATGCTGGGCACCCCGTCGCACTCGCGCTCCCTCCGGCTCTACCGACTCCACGCGAGGCGTTTGAGCCACGGAGTCGCCGCACTGTCCAGGGGGAAAGCCTCCGAGGGCGCCGCCGACCGCATCCTGCACAGGCTCGGGCTGGCCATCGGAATCGCCGGGGTGATCGCCGCGATCGTCGAACTGCCCGAGATCGCCGATCAGAGTCGCTTCGTGCCCGTCCGGTGGACGGTGGTCGAAGTGGTGCTGGCGTTCGGGCTGTTCCCGGTCCTCGCGGTCGTCTCGGTCAGCCTGAGCGCCCGAATGATCCAGCGGGTCGCCGGTGCGGCAGCGGTGAGTTTTCTCGGGGCCACGGCGGTGGTTCCATTCGTGTATGTGGTGCCCGAAGCCTTAGGATCGGCGTCGCTCTGGCTGTACCGGGTGCTGGCGCTGGGAGTCCTGGCGGCCGTGCTCGCTTGGCGTCCACCGCTCGCAGTGGCGTATCTGGTGGTGGGCTCGGCGTTCAGCGCGCTGGCGAATCTCGTCGTGCTCGAGGACACCACCGCCCTGGCGCTGCTCGGCTATTTCGCCAGGGCGGCCGGGCTGAGCGCGCTGTTCCTGTGGTGCGTGATCTATGCCAGGGCCGCGGCCGCCCGAGTGGATCGCGAGTCGGCCATCGAAAGCAGCCGGGCCGCGGCGGTCGCGGGCGCGGCCGCCCGCGAACGGGAACGCGCGCGCTTCGCCGCGCTGATCCACGACGCGGTGCTGTCCACCCTGCTGGACGCCTCCCGCGCAGGGACCGAATCGCCGGTCCTGCGCAGGCAGGCCGAACGGACCCTCGAACAACTCGATGAGTGCCGGGTCGGGAACAGCGAACTCGACCGGCTGGACGCGCAATCCGCGATCGGGTTCCTCCGCGCCGCCGTGCACGAAGTGAATCCCGATACCCGGTTCACCGCGCGGCGCTGGGCCGGATTCGACGATCTGCGTCTACCGGTGGACGCCGCGAGCACGATCGCCGCCGCGCTCGCCGAGGCCGTACGAAACAGCCTGCGTCACGCCACTGTTCCCGGGCGTGCGGTCCGCCGCACCGTCACGGTGACGATCAGCGCGGGCGGTATTCGAGTGGTGTTCCGTGACGACGGCGCGGGTTTCGACCTGAGTGAGGTGCCTGTCGATCGGCTCGGTATCTCGGTGAGCATCCTGGGCCGCATGCGTCAGCTGCCGGGCGGCGCCGGGTTCGTGGAATCCGAGCCGGGCGAGGGTACGACCGTGACGCTGGTGTGGGGCGGAAATGGCTGA